Proteins encoded by one window of bacterium:
- a CDS encoding cupin domain-containing protein, which produces MKVRRVVTGHSPEGKAVFASDETVPPVRLEKAQGNEFHRLWGSDERSSFPDDGSHPPTPGYFPTRDGFRFALFTVPPSSTLPPADVTLEEMAAEAREKLPGLVEHMEADAPGMHTTDTIDFEYVISGRAVLELDDGATVELGPGDTVVQNGTRHAWRNPYDEPCRMVVVLIGADRNG; this is translated from the coding sequence ATGAAAGTCCGCCGCGTCGTGACAGGACACTCGCCCGAGGGCAAGGCCGTTTTCGCCAGCGACGAGACCGTCCCGCCCGTTCGCCTGGAGAAGGCCCAGGGAAACGAGTTCCACCGGCTCTGGGGTTCCGATGAGCGCTCCAGCTTCCCGGACGACGGCTCACACCCTCCCACACCAGGCTACTTCCCGACTAGAGACGGCTTCCGCTTCGCACTCTTCACGGTGCCCCCCTCCTCGACCCTCCCACCCGCCGACGTGACCCTCGAAGAAATGGCGGCGGAGGCGCGAGAGAAGCTCCCCGGACTCGTCGAACACATGGAGGCCGACGCGCCCGGCATGCATACGACGGACACGATCGATTTCGAGTATGTGATCTCCGGAAGGGCCGTACTCGAACTCGACGATGGTGCCACCGTCGAACTCGGCCCCGGTGATACCGTGGTGCAGAACGGCACGCGCCACGCCTGGCGCAATCCCTACGACGAGCCGTGTCGCATGGTCGTCGTGCTGATCGGTGCGGACCGGAACGGTTAG